The genomic DNA gtgtgtgtgtgtgtgtgtgtgtgtgtgtgtgtgtgtgtgtgtgtgtgtggcattatGTTCAGTTTGTTTGATCTGGTTGTGGGTGTGCACCTGCTGTGGAAATGTGGGTCCAGGAAGTAGGTGAAACCTGCCTTCTGTTGCTCTCTGGCAAGTTCCCCTAGCTGTGTTCGGtgtgatttttttgtttgtttttttgggttGTATTTTTTTAGTGTAGGCATCACAAGTTAGTACATTGGTGAGTGTGTTTTGTGTGAAATCTCCACAGACTCGCAGTAAGATGGTGGGTGAGAAGTCCATGACAATGACAAGATGTCATCTTCTGCACGAATGGAATTATTAAAGGACAAACCCAAATAAAACTGGCTTCGCCTCTCCTTCATTCACACGTTACCTGCGTTTTCTCACTTCTTCtctctgtttgtttttgtttatcctGCAGGATTTCTGAGCACAGGAGACCAGTCTGCAAAGGGGAACTATGGCTTGTTGGACCAGATCCAGGCTCTGCGCTGGCTCAATGAAAACATTGGCCACTTTGGAGGAGACCCAGAGAGAATCACCATCTTTGGCTCTGGCGCTGGCGCCGCCTGTGTGAACCTTCTCATCCTCTCCCACCACTCCGAGGGTGAGGTTCTTTTAGTCCCATTGCCACACTGTTGGTCCAAATCAGTCAGTAATTAATCCACCAATATGCACAATTAAAATTTTAATTCAACTGATCAAAAAATACACAATAACACCACTTTTTATGGTACTTAGTTTATCCTTATGTGGAACACAGGGGGACTTAATATTACTTGTTTACTTGTTATAATATTTCTATGGTCGACACGAAACATGTTCATGAAATTCTTTACTCCAAGTCCTTCTCAAATAAAGTGATTTATGCAGTTTCATTCTTGACAGTTttggtaccttccagaatgagtcatttcagttgtctgtcgctttaagaaaacaagctggagctggccacgcccacccatccccttctttggctgctataagctgagaggcCCCAATACCTGCGAGGGGCTGAGAATTGAGTTGCTGTTTCACCAGCAACAGCTCTCTCTTTGAATGTTACAGTGGGTTCACTGTTAAATTTCACATTTGTGATATCATGAATGGAGACTTTTTGAATCAGCTTGTTTTAGGCAGATAATTCCTAACAACAAACGTGGACCAGGATTGTGCAACCCAATTCAAAATTATATTTTCATGCTGTAAACACTTTGGATGTTTTTCTGTAATTTAAAAACCCCTTAAAGATTTATAATATGTTGCTTCACAAAATAAGTAGTTCTGGTGACATTTTGTCTCAGGATTCCTTCTTCAGACTTTTTAAAGTAAGTGAAAGGAAGTTTATCTTggtaggttttttttttcaacaaaaacagatgaaaataaaACTAACTAGACTTTAAAAAACTAGAACAATAAAGTTGAATCAGTGCGTACAAACCTAATAAACATGAAGGAGCTCAGTGATGTTCACTAAAGTAGAAGCTTCTTACTTATGGTCATTGTTTCTGATGATATGTTCTACACATAATACACGTTCCAAATCAGAATGTTTGTCAACGATGCAAAGCTACAAACATGACCTCCATCATTGTTGTTTCAGAATCTCACATTTAGGATTGATGTGACCTCGTTGAGTTTCGCCATAATGGTTTCAGAACAATCAGATTCCAATTCTTTGCTTTGAATCTAAATAAACATGCTAGCAACTGAGCAGCTAACAGAAGGTCCGTTGATGTTTTTGTATGgagtctgaggccctgtccacacgtagccggggatctgccaaaacgtagaattTTTCAGACCAGTTTGGGCATTTGGAGTGAATAAATATAACgtattgcactaaactgccagttTCACATCTCTAAAACACCCACCAGATGTTTGATCACTAATCCTCTGATGTGATAGTGGTCAGCAGAGCCGAGAGAGAGAGAATCTCATTTTAAACCCCACCAAGAACTCAGATTATGTTATTACTTTAGTGTTAACCTTCACACTGTCAAAGTAACCctggtgtcatggtctgcattctgcatctccctcatttctgcatctccctcatgtgtctccttgtccgcaccccctcatgtgcctccctgtggttccccagccccctccaggttctctctaGGTTTCCTTCACGTTTTCCCTTAGTCACCTCActtatcattagtcttctgttagtTTTGATTTTCTCAGTATTCTccctttagttcattttgctctcttccccatttttaggtctggtttcctcccctgctccgttgtgctcctcctctctgttcactagtctcacctgtgcacaattccctaatcacccagcccttgtgtatataaccctgtctgcgtctcagtgtgttgtCGGTCCAATGTTCGTGTCGGCgttgtcgtccccccccccccccccccccccccccccggtcactAGGTTTTGCTACTAGGTATGTAGGTTTTTGCGCTTTGGATATTTTTGGACTTTTAGTTTTGTGGacattaaaataaaggattttacgttttttTTCTACCTGCCTTGTATTGTTCTGGAgtctctgcatcttgggtcctaacctcctcctggctcgcaTCGTGACACCTGGacaaaaaaacatatatatatatatatatatactaaaaGAAGCAAATCCTCAATATGCACAAGATAAGGAGCATATTTTTTGTCACGATTCAGAGATTATGGAGTGAAACATGAAACAGCAATTCATTTACTGAGTAGCCAATTTGTTAGATGGAGATGTGTTGCAGTTAATCCAGGTTATAAGTCTTTACTTACGTCTAAGTAGCGACTATAGAGTGTGATTGCTGCTACAATATGAAATACTATGAAGGTTCTTTGGTTTTCTGCATAGATAGTTTTTCACACTGGGTTTTTTTATTGATGGTGTCATTCGCAGGATTGAGCCTTCTATCTAAAATAAATGAAATAGGCTGTAATGTGGTGCTGTTTCTGAAACCAAAAAGTCAGGAAAAAGTTTCTTATATATTTGGAGGTACTGCATGTGTTTGCAGAGGAGGGATGAGATTAAGGAGACAGAGCTGCAGCTAAGAGGCTTCTTAATTGATTTCACAGGGAGAGGAGCGGAGGTGgggcacatgcatgtgtggaggggGGCTTAATTATTAATGACAGAATCTGCAGATAAAACAGGGGGACAGCAAGACTTTTTTTACATAACAGTGCAGCGATGCAACAGCGCAAACAGCTTTCTTCTCCCTCTTTCTATCTTTCTCACTTCATCCTCCTCCAGCTCACCACCGTGGGCTGCTTTTCTTGCTGCTGTCTCTCGTTATCCATAGTGGGAAACACTCTATTTTCTGTCACTAATGTTCATAATGACTTTCTCTAGCAACTAAAAGCAGCAAGATATCTACTTCattttgttttatgcaacatatTCTTCAACCGCACCTCCTCCGAGATGTGCATTATTTAAGGCAGTTGCTATGTGAGGTCTTAAAGGACTCTCAGCTGTGAGCAAGAATGTGAcagccaaaaaaaaaataaaataaatgtcatgCTTTGTGTAGGCCTGTTCCAGAGGGCTATTGCTCAAAGTGGCTCAGCCATCTCCAGTTGGTCCGTCAACTACCGACCTCAGATGTACACCAAGATCCTGGCGAAGAAAGTGGGCTGCACTCTGGGAGACATGGCCGGGTTGGTGGACTGCCTACGGAGGAAGAGTTTTCGGGAGCTGGTGGACCAGGACATCCAACCAGCACGCTACCATATCGCTTTTGGTCCTGTGGTGGATGGTGACGTGGTGCCAGATGACCCTGAGATCCTAATGCAACAGGTAATGATGATGTTCTCAATTAGATCTCCATAGAAAGATTCATAACCtttctaaaagaaaaaaatgtaacttAGTTTGGCTCATTTTGGTTTTGCCATTTGTTCCTAGGGCGAGTTTCTCAACTACGACATATTGCTGGGTGTTAACCAGGGAGAAGGCTTGAAGTTTGTGGATGACAGTGAAGGAGAAGATGGAATATCAGCTGCCTCATTCGACTACACTATCTCCAACTTCGTGGACAATCTATATGGCTACCCTGATGGTCAGATCCTACCTATTGTCCTGCTTTCTTActgcttttatttgttttatatatttatagctaGAGCATGAGAAACATTTATAGCTATAGGGTATTTAACAAAATCTTCAGCCAAAATGCAGAAAGGCATTTGACATTTTATTCATATACATTTACCATCCTGCACATGTTAGCTGTCctttgctcctacacacctggttgacatgaatgagTTAACAGGCCTGTGCAGAGTTAAACATGGTAAGCAGAAGATTAAATTACTCCATTCAGGtgtggtagagcaggaaacacagTAAACTAGCCGGACGGTAGCCGCtgaggactggagttggtgacaccTGCTACAAAGCATTTCAGTTGATGATCTCTCCTAGACCGTAGCAAAAACttgctttttttctattttcatttAGCTGTAAATGTGCTGCCAAGCAACTGTGGGATTTGTACTGTTGGTTGAATATATGCCAATCTTTAGCTCTCAGACAGGCATTCACAGGTTGAAGTCCAGAAAAGAGATAATGGTCAACCCAATGACTGCAGGTGGCCAGGGGCCTCATTTTTAAAactttgtgtagaatccttactaaaactctaAATAAAATTGTTACGTAAAATAATTTTCCAACCTATAAAACACAGCTTACACACGGCTCCACGCAGTTTCTGCTTAACAAACCAGACCTGTCTGagaaatgtgctcaggtgttttTGGGTCATATCCCGCCTCCTACACCAGCTTTCTACCATAAACAGCCAAAATATTATGAATGGTGTGCATAGAAATAAACCTGCTTATTGATGGCATTGTTTCAGAGATGGGGGGATGTCTATAAGTCTGAAAATGTGTTCTCACGCCAGATCCAAAGTTTGCTTAAATTTGCGAACATTTTTCTGTCaagctttatttttgtttgcatGGAAAGTCACTTAGCAATTTTCAGACCCAGATTTGTGCATAAGCAAGTTTTATAAATGAGCCCCCTGGTCCTTTTTTGGAAATTGCTCTTTGCTAGGAGTTTATTCAGATCAAACTTTGCAAACGCAGGCTCATCTACTGTGATCTTTTGGTAAAGAAGGCTAGTTTTCATTTCAACCCTTGCAAATAAGCCACACTTGTTCAACATTTTTAACAATTTAACATTTAACTAATAATTTATAGTTTTTAGAGTTGAAGATATGACTACATTTGGGGCATGGGGCGTATTACATGGTCTTAATTCATCTGCCTGGAACACTAACTCCTATTGAGATCAGATGCTTTACTACATGTTTTCTGTCTTGTTTAGCCTAGACTAGACATGAAaactgctggaatgtttgctgtaATAGAAGTGCTTAAAATTCATTGATGAGGCACAAACttataatactactactactactactactactactactactactactactactactactactactaataataataataataataataataataataataataataatagggatgcaccgatcaggttttttgctgccgatcaccgatacccatatcaaagaatgctgatcaccgatcaccgataccgatcacgtggattggccagaaattttctacaacattataatgagtgctacaaactacataatctgggaataaaggaaatgtaacctaatctaaaatggtctgtcggactgctttgatctattttgaaaactctgatcaaaaccgataggggtgctatcggccgattgggatcaaatgccgatccatctgtgcatccctaaataataataataataacattaataataataacaacaacaataataataataataataataataatacattttatttaaaagcgcctttcaggacacccaaggtcacttgacaggaaaaatacattcagtaaaatacattaaaacaacaataaaacacaatgaagaaaaggatatagaaaaaaaaaaacaattcaaataaaatcagaggttataGGCAGATTTGGACAGGTGTGTCTTGAGTCTGGATTTGAAGAGGGTGAAACTGTCAATATTTCTGATGTCTGGAGGGAGTGAATACTAGAGATGGAGAgcagagtggctgaaagctctgctccccatggtagtgagacgggcagaaggaacagcaagatggaggGAGGAAGATGATCTGAGGGAATGGGAGGGGGTGGTAATACTTATGTCTGAAatttatggaggagagaggttgtggatggctttgaaggtatggaggagaatcttgaagatggacctgaatttaactggaagccagtgaagctgctggagaacctgggtgacgtggtgaaaggaaggggttctggtgataatatgaGCTGCTGAGTACTGGACCAGTtgaagtttatgaaggagtttgtaggGGAGACGAAAAAGAAGTGAACTGCAGtgatcgagacgggaggtgacgagactGTGGACaataatggcggcagtgtgaggggtaagggaggggcggagaTGGTTTATCGATCGAAGATGGAAATAGGCTGACCGAGTTATGTTATTGGCGTGAGCATGAAAAGAAAGTGAAGTGTTTAATGAGTGGACTAGAGGTGGACTTTTTAAATGCAGAGTGACAGGTctttaaaattctttaaaaatcgtacaatgtgatttcctgatttTTTAACCCTTCGAGCCAGAGCATTCCCTAGTTGGGGGACAAACAAGTGTAGTAGCAAAAGTCTCTCTCAGTGGGAATGTAAttacaatgtgaatttcagacccctaaatcatttctaagtgggagaactcGCTCCTAACTGTACATATGTTGGTTTTATATCACTTCATTTTGACATTTTGCCATACACTCTGTCATTATATGCCCACTTATGTAATTTTGTTTTTTCCAAGGTAAAGatatcctgagggaaaccatcaaGTTTATGTACACAGACTGGGCTGACAGGGACAACAGTGACATGCGTAGGAAGACCCTTCTGGCTCTGTTCACGGACCACCAGTGGGTGGCCCCGGCTGTTGCCACTGCCAAACTGCACGCCGAGTTCCAGTCACCAGTTTACTTCTACACCTTCCACCACCACTGTCAGACTGAAGCAAGACCAGACTGGGCAGATGCCGCCCATGGAGATGAGATCCCTTATGTGTTTGGGATTCCCATGGTCGGGGCCACTGACCTCTTTCCTTGTAACTTCTCCAAGAATGACATAATGCTCAGTGCTGTAGTCATGACATACTGGACCAACTTTGCAAAGACTGGGTGAGTAAAAGGCCATACTTAAATGCATCAACATTGATGCATGTAtgcaggggtggatttaggactgaagaagatccggggcttaacacacacacgcgcgcgcacacacgtgacacgtactagtcaacatcatatatatttgtcttgtaccacataattgttAATCTGAagttacatattaagcattttcagggcagagtattgttcctgttagtgtttagtgtgagatgatagtaaatattcccttttttCTCCAACaactagtaagctaactttaggcaaaccagcagcacaacaaatattttcaaataagactcacaaacctgattcaacaccagtctcatcaaagctggggttctgtcattgtactttttgtctaaaaaacgtccttatgtccatcttcactcatgcgtttcaggcagagactgtagaaaaagccggctgctgaagggcttcttctacagtggtggaggctccggcaggctgtatacaaactactgccagctgctccctctctgttggactttggtactgcatgttacttccgcgatttagacccggggcttttcataaaacatccggggcttgagcccaagtagccgggcctaacgccgcccctgcatgTATGTAATAATAATAGTGACCTTTTGAAAAACATCCATGTATATAATCATGTAATGTGAACGTGTCATTGTAAGGGTTTTGAACAAAACGTTCTTATATACTGTTACAAAATGTTAGAGATCAGAGCTGTAATAAGGTACACATATTATCCTTTGTTATTCTCAGACTAGCTGTACGCTTCTCAGTCCTGTTGGATATAAACACTGTTTTTCTCAAGGCTGTCTAGGAAGCTATCAATGACTACGATAATGATAATTTATTGCATTTGTGCAAAAGGTAGCTCAAAATGGTTGAGAAGTTCCTTTTAGTTGGTCCAAAATCAAATCTCTGATAGATTTATCTGATGTCTACCAACTTATTTCCAGCAAGTATAGTAGCTACTGTACCTATAGTCAGGGATGTAGGACTGTGTCAGTCAGTTTGCCAAAGGTGTATTTATGGCCATGGATTCATTTCCAGTTCTTTTCTTTATTGTGGTAAACACATTAAACACAGTCAGCACACCATTTCTCAGAGATTTAAGACTTATGACTGTTATTTGAGTAAAATGGAAAAATACATAGAAACAGAACCAACAAGTCAAAAACCCCACCAAGATCTGTATGTTCTACTTCAAGTACCAGTTACAAGTATAAATGATAAACATACAAGAAGTGAATCTCCTCTGGCAGTTAGTCCACTTAATGAACACTGTGGTTTGTTTAGATTGTGCGTAGTtgatggtgaaggttctcagccatccaggtcatggtaatctaaAGCGGTTCAAATGAAGGTAACCTTGAAAACTTTTCCCTTCTTATCCGAGGGGCTTGTCAATGTCTGACTGGAATTTGAGAAAGTCAAGCTTATAaattgtagctgtctgttgttgcttcatgacctgaaactacctatgaataccccccgAGAAGTTGTCAATGTTGCTAGGCTTTGTTGTGTTGGATTGTTGTTTTGATAAGATGCAGGAGACCGTGaactagactgaaactgttttggaatCAGGTATCAGTAGTCGGGTTCTGCATATGAGTGATCAGTCTAAACACTTAAGACTGGCTCTGTTTATGCATATGCAAAccaaatataaaagaataaaacagaagAAGGAATAGCCCGTGTAATTTTGCTGACcattataataaaacaaaacttTCAGGTTGTGTGCTTTATATTGTGTCTGCAAAAATTAGGGGAACACAGAGACTAGAAATAGCTTTTTTACTCTTGTTTGCACAAAGAAACttgaggcagaaaattaaaaaaagaggcaaatgtttgaaaaatgtaaGTGTCAGAGCAGACAAATCTTCAAGACTCTTTCTCAGAAGGCAAAGATTGTTGAACTTCTCAGCACCTCATTAGCTGTGCATGTGCACCTGCTAATTCATGCAATTATCCAATCAGCTAATAGTAGCATTGGAATAAATGAAATCCTGAATATAAAGACAGTTAATCAGGAGAGTGAGTTAATATTCATGTCAGAAATAATCTCACGTTTTTAGATGCACAGTATTATGTCAGTTTGAATATTGTATGTGACGTTAGTCTCTGTGGTGAACGCCGGATGCAGCTTTACAAAATTAACTTGATTCTTTTGTTTTTCCAGGGATCCTAACCTCCCCGTTCCTCAGGACACAACATTCATTCACACTAAGCCTAACCGTTTTGAGGAGGTCATCTGGACTAAATTCAGCTCCAAAGACAAGCATTATTTGCATATTGGCCTGAAGCCTCGTGTCAGAGATAATTATCGTGCCAACAAGGTGGCTTTTTGGCTGGAGCTGGTGCCTCATCTCCACAGCTTACATGATGAACTCATCAGGGACATCACCACACGACTGCCTCCTGGAGGCACCGGGCGCCGAAAGGTCCCTCATGGTGGTACGCGCTCCACCCAACACCCGGTGATGTCAACCTACCCACCAGAGCCCGAGCCTGACGGTTCAGAGAGACCCCGCTACTCACCTTTCCCCAGCGAGACGAGGGACTACTCCACGGAGCTCAGCGTGACGGTAGCTGTTGGTGCTTCGCTACTTTTCCTAAATGTCCTGGCCTTTGCTGCACTTTACTATAAACGGGATAAGCGTCATGAACTGATGCAGAGACGACACCGTCGGCTCTCGCCACAGCGCGGCACGATGATGGGTATGGGTGTTGGCATGGGAGTCGTAGGGGCCCCGCCGCACAATGACCTGGCGCTCAGTCAGGAAGAGGAGCTTATGTCACTGCAGATGAAGCAGCAGAGGGTGGAGTTGGAGCACGGGACACCTCTCCCTTCCCGTGGCATTCATGGTGACCTGGAACCTCTACGGCCTCCCGTGTGCCCACCCGACTACACGCTAGCCCTACGGCGGGCTCCAGAGGATGTGCCACTGATGACGGCAAACACCATTACCATGAT from Nothobranchius furzeri strain GRZ-AD chromosome 10, NfurGRZ-RIMD1, whole genome shotgun sequence includes the following:
- the nlgn2b gene encoding neuroligin-2b isoform X1, with product MPIFLINAGGHQGSGGKCLSISQQVANPCLMWLLGLVLQMTLSSSQRVDLKHPIVSTGYGKVRGIRKELNNEILGPVEQFLGVPYATAPIGERRFQPPEAPGSWQEIRNATTVAPVCPQNVHGVLPEIMLPVWFTDNLDAAATYVQNQSEDCLYLNIYVPTEDGPLTKKHDESTSNRPRDEDIRDRRKKPVMLFIHGGSYMEGSGNMFDGSVLAAYGNVIVVTMNYRLGVLGFLSTGDQSAKGNYGLLDQIQALRWLNENIGHFGGDPERITIFGSGAGAACVNLLILSHHSEGLFQRAIAQSGSAISSWSVNYRPQMYTKILAKKVGCTLGDMAGLVDCLRRKSFRELVDQDIQPARYHIAFGPVVDGDVVPDDPEILMQQGEFLNYDILLGVNQGEGLKFVDDSEGEDGISAASFDYTISNFVDNLYGYPDGKDILRETIKFMYTDWADRDNSDMRRKTLLALFTDHQWVAPAVATAKLHAEFQSPVYFYTFHHHCQTEARPDWADAAHGDEIPYVFGIPMVGATDLFPCNFSKNDIMLSAVVMTYWTNFAKTGDPNLPVPQDTTFIHTKPNRFEEVIWTKFSSKDKHYLHIGLKPRVRDNYRANKVAFWLELVPHLHSLHDELIRDITTRLPPGGTGRRKVPHGGTRSTQHPVMSTYPPEPEPDGSERPRYSPFPSETRDYSTELSVTVAVGASLLFLNVLAFAALYYKRDKRHELMQRRHRRLSPQRGTMMGMGVGMGVVGAPPHNDLALSQEEELMSLQMKQQRVELEHGTPLPSRGIHGDLEPLRPPVCPPDYTLALRRAPEDVPLMTANTITMIPSTISSMQPLHPFNTYPPIPAPSSTPVPSHSNNALPHQHSTTRV
- the nlgn2b gene encoding neuroligin-2b isoform X2, which translates into the protein MPIFLINAGGHQGSGGKCLSISQQVANPCLMWLLGLVLQMTLSSSQRVDLKHPIVSTGYGKVRGIRKELNNEILGPVEQFLGVPYATAPIGERRFQPPEAPGSWQEIRNATTVAPVCPQNVHGVLPEIMLPVWFTDNLDAAATYVQNQSEDCLYLNIYVPTEDGPLTKKHDESTSNRPRDEDIRDRRKKPVMLFIHGGSYMEGSGNMFDGSVLAAYGNVIVVTMNYRLGVLGFLSTGDQSAKGNYGLLDQIQALRWLNENIGHFGGDPERITIFGSGAGAACVNLLILSHHSEGLFQRAIAQSGSAISSWSVNYRPQMYTKILAKKVGCTLGDMAGLVDCLRRKSFRELVDQDIQPARYHIAFGPVVDGDVVPDDPEILMQQGEFLNYDILLGVNQGEGLKFVDDSEGEDGISAASFDYTISNFVDNLYGYPDDILRETIKFMYTDWADRDNSDMRRKTLLALFTDHQWVAPAVATAKLHAEFQSPVYFYTFHHHCQTEARPDWADAAHGDEIPYVFGIPMVGATDLFPCNFSKNDIMLSAVVMTYWTNFAKTGDPNLPVPQDTTFIHTKPNRFEEVIWTKFSSKDKHYLHIGLKPRVRDNYRANKVAFWLELVPHLHSLHDELIRDITTRLPPGGTGRRKVPHGGTRSTQHPVMSTYPPEPEPDGSERPRYSPFPSETRDYSTELSVTVAVGASLLFLNVLAFAALYYKRDKRHELMQRRHRRLSPQRGTMMGMGVGMGVVGAPPHNDLALSQEEELMSLQMKQQRVELEHGTPLPSRGIHGDLEPLRPPVCPPDYTLALRRAPEDVPLMTANTITMIPSTISSMQPLHPFNTYPPIPAPSSTPVPSHSNNALPHQHSTTRV